Proteins encoded by one window of uncultured Draconibacterium sp.:
- a CDS encoding DNA cytosine methyltransferase, translating to MQGIKEVAEELGITPQQVRNLCRDGKIKAKKIGKTWVIEDIDKKYFVSNTSYGVAEDHQNYNTKAQNHKRPIALSFFSGAMGLDIGLEKAGFNTIFSSEIDNACRKTIRKNKPDITLIGDIRDYSSSQIRFLSGLREDEEIDLVVGGPPCQAFSTAGNRKGFEDERGNVFLTFIDRIIELNPNFAVIENVRGLLSAPLKHRPHNQRGDDHPELNLDELPGGALNHIIKRLKEAGYNLNFNLYNSANFGTPQQRERVVIICSKLNIDIPFIEPTHSQNQEHGLKKWKNFKDAVHTLNGINHEYVNFPEKRLKYYRQLSAGQNWRSLPIDLQKEAMGASFYSGGGKTGFLRRLSWHKPSPTLVTHPAMPATDLAHPVEDRPLSIQEYKRIQQFPDNWEIEGSILDKYKQIGNAVPVGLGFAIGKHLIKLMNNEKIKHWDNFKYSRYKNTSYKDWRIQFKKEIAKAQPILD from the coding sequence ATGCAGGGAATTAAAGAAGTAGCAGAAGAGCTTGGAATTACACCACAACAAGTAAGAAATCTGTGCCGAGATGGCAAAATTAAAGCTAAGAAAATTGGCAAAACATGGGTGATTGAAGATATTGATAAGAAATATTTCGTAAGTAATACCAGCTATGGAGTTGCGGAAGACCACCAAAATTACAACACCAAGGCACAGAATCATAAAAGACCAATTGCCTTAAGCTTTTTCAGCGGAGCAATGGGACTTGACATTGGACTTGAAAAAGCTGGCTTTAATACAATATTTTCGAGCGAGATTGACAATGCATGCAGAAAAACCATAAGAAAGAACAAACCGGACATTACTCTCATTGGAGATATTCGAGATTATTCTTCTTCACAAATACGATTCTTATCAGGCTTAAGAGAAGATGAAGAAATCGACCTCGTAGTTGGTGGCCCTCCCTGTCAAGCATTTAGTACTGCTGGCAATAGAAAAGGATTTGAGGACGAAAGAGGAAATGTATTTTTGACGTTTATTGACCGCATAATAGAGCTTAATCCCAATTTTGCCGTTATTGAGAATGTTAGAGGACTACTTTCGGCCCCTCTTAAACACAGACCACACAATCAAAGAGGTGACGACCACCCCGAATTAAATCTAGATGAGCTTCCTGGTGGCGCCCTAAATCACATAATAAAACGCCTAAAAGAAGCTGGCTACAATTTAAACTTTAACTTATACAACTCTGCCAATTTTGGCACCCCTCAACAAAGGGAGCGCGTCGTAATAATCTGCTCAAAGCTAAATATTGACATCCCCTTTATTGAGCCAACTCACTCACAAAACCAAGAGCACGGCTTAAAAAAATGGAAAAATTTTAAGGACGCGGTTCATACTCTTAACGGCATCAATCACGAATATGTGAATTTTCCTGAGAAACGATTAAAATATTATCGCCAGCTTTCTGCTGGACAAAATTGGCGTTCGTTACCAATTGATTTACAAAAAGAAGCGATGGGGGCGTCTTTTTATTCAGGTGGAGGTAAAACAGGTTTTTTACGACGATTGTCCTGGCATAAACCTAGTCCAACTCTCGTTACGCACCCTGCAATGCCCGCAACAGACTTAGCTCATCCTGTTGAAGACAGACCACTTAGTATTCAAGAATACAAAAGAATCCAACAGTTCCCTGACAATTGGGAGATTGAAGGGAGCATACTTGATAAATACAAGCAAATAGGCAATGCTGTTCCGGTTGGGCTAGGTTTTGCGATTGGTAAACACCTGATTAAGTTAATGAACAACGAAAAGATTAAGCATTGGGATAATTTTAAATATTCGCGCTACAAGAATACAAGTTATAAAGACTGGCGAATTCAGTTCAAAAAGGAAATTGCGAAGGCACAACCTATTTTAGATTAA
- a CDS encoding DUF4105 domain-containing protein — MNQIKRLLVVVFVALTFNGLAFQLSDQAKVSIITCSPGNEMYSVYGHSAIRVNDPRLNYDVAFNYGIFDFSSPNFLYRFCAGQTDYLLGAYRFDDFLNEYRHDKRSVFEQEINLTPSEKQAVVDFLIWNAQPENRVYRYNFFFDNCATRVRDVIADNVAGGITYTDSASHKTLRTLIKDYHGKLLWLNFGIDFLVAAESDREATLEEEMFLPDYVMQHFALAKRNDNGQNIAQPAQVLYQAPEQTQEPTWIWGPMVVFSLLLLVVAYFTWKQFQNKEMKPALDIILYGINGLGGLLLTWFTIYSEHPAMNPNYNLMWLVPVSLLFVIVSLRKKWPLSLRYYHLIFAAWMIVFVVLAPFLPQKFHSVFFIMAATFFIRALAHSLLIIKSLKAARN; from the coding sequence ATGAATCAGATAAAGCGGCTTTTAGTTGTAGTATTTGTGGCCCTTACATTTAACGGGCTTGCTTTTCAACTGTCAGATCAGGCAAAGGTTAGCATCATAACCTGTAGCCCGGGAAACGAAATGTATTCGGTTTATGGTCATTCGGCCATTCGTGTAAACGATCCGCGGCTGAATTACGACGTGGCTTTTAATTACGGAATTTTTGATTTTAGCAGCCCCAATTTTTTGTATCGGTTTTGTGCCGGGCAAACCGATTACCTGCTTGGTGCTTATCGTTTTGATGATTTTTTGAATGAATACCGGCACGATAAACGCAGTGTTTTTGAACAAGAGATAAATCTTACTCCATCGGAAAAACAAGCGGTTGTTGATTTTTTAATTTGGAATGCGCAGCCTGAAAACAGGGTTTATCGCTATAATTTTTTCTTTGACAATTGTGCCACGCGGGTACGCGATGTTATTGCTGATAATGTAGCCGGAGGAATCACGTATACCGATAGTGCCAGTCATAAAACCCTGCGAACACTGATAAAAGATTACCATGGGAAGTTATTGTGGCTGAATTTTGGTATCGATTTTTTAGTGGCTGCCGAATCAGATCGTGAGGCAACCCTCGAAGAAGAAATGTTTTTGCCCGATTATGTGATGCAGCATTTTGCTTTGGCAAAAAGAAATGATAACGGACAGAATATTGCGCAACCGGCTCAGGTGCTTTATCAGGCACCTGAACAAACACAGGAGCCGACGTGGATTTGGGGGCCGATGGTAGTTTTTTCGTTGTTGTTGCTGGTGGTAGCTTATTTCACCTGGAAACAGTTTCAGAATAAAGAAATGAAACCCGCGCTTGACATTATCCTTTACGGCATAAACGGACTTGGCGGATTGTTACTTACCTGGTTTACGATCTATTCCGAGCATCCGGCAATGAACCCAAATTATAACCTCATGTGGCTGGTGCCGGTGAGTTTACTGTTTGTAATTGTTTCCTTACGAAAAAAGTGGCCTCTGTCGCTGCGTTATTATCACCTGATTTTTGCTGCGTGGATGATCGTGTTTGTTGTTTTAGCACCTTTCCTGCCGCAAAAATTTCATTCGGTGTTTTTCATCATGGCAGCTACATTTTTTATCCGGGCACTGGCACATTCGCTGCTAATTATAAAATCTTTAAAAGCGGCACGCAATTAA
- a CDS encoding O-methyltransferase, with product MDRQKALHQYILNHIDEEDLVLTELDRETNLKVLGARMISGHLQGQVLTMLAKMIRPKTILELGTFTGYSAICLAKGLPEDGKLITIEIDDELESLATKYFEKAGVAHLVEQKIGAATEIIPVLEESFDLVFIDADKREYVQYYELLIDRLKSGAYFIADNTLWNGKVLDKPRHDDAQTIGIFEFNKLVKNDERVEKVILPLRDGMTVIRKK from the coding sequence ATGGACAGGCAAAAGGCATTGCATCAATATATTTTAAATCACATCGATGAGGAAGATCTGGTGTTAACCGAGTTGGACCGTGAAACCAACCTGAAAGTACTGGGAGCCCGCATGATATCGGGACATTTGCAAGGGCAGGTGTTAACCATGCTGGCAAAAATGATCCGTCCGAAAACGATTCTCGAACTGGGTACTTTTACCGGTTATTCTGCCATTTGTTTAGCCAAAGGATTGCCCGAAGATGGCAAGCTGATCACCATTGAGATTGATGATGAACTGGAGTCGCTGGCTACTAAATATTTCGAAAAGGCGGGTGTGGCGCATTTGGTAGAGCAAAAAATTGGGGCAGCTACAGAAATTATACCTGTCCTTGAAGAATCGTTCGACCTGGTTTTTATTGATGCCGATAAACGTGAATATGTGCAGTATTACGAATTGCTGATCGACCGCTTAAAATCGGGTGCTTACTTTATTGCAGATAATACGCTGTGGAACGGAAAAGTGCTGGATAAACCACGCCACGACGATGCGCAGACCATCGGTATTTTTGAATTCAATAAACTGGTTAAAAACGATGAGCGCGTAGAAAAGGTAATCCTTCCCTTGCGTGATGGAATGACAGTTATTCGAAAAAAATAA
- the ricT gene encoding regulatory iron-sulfur-containing complex subunit RicT yields MSCNGCSFNNSTNSITQGYDWLSDLPDTTDKSDIVEVKFKSTRKEYFKNIENIPLKRGDRIVVATSPGHDVGEVTLTGYLAEKQFKLRIKNPSRYTLNTVYRKASENDLETLKMARNREKETMIQARQIANDLGLAMKIGDVEFRGDNKKAIFYYLAEGRVDFRELIKVYAREFRIKIEMKQIGARQEAGLIGGIGSCGRELCCSSWRTDFSSISSDAALKQGLSPSAQKMAGACGKLKCCLLYELDAYIEAGNEFPRELLDLELASGLAKPFKTDYLKKEIWYGLEGSMGTTFNLSLKQVRDIIQKNKRGIKPEAQTFTAPAKEQTKMEVTLDESLDRFDNKKPTRNKKRRNNRGGNKREAGISKTRVTIRKTNKTLQKLAKKTKGQTSGEITIRIESGNRGFKLKRGNKQRITRSKQEYVAPSLYLICLTGMVSDNIIKHIYDSRNSPTGMKEP; encoded by the coding sequence ATGAGTTGTAATGGATGTTCGTTCAATAATTCAACAAATAGTATAACACAAGGATACGACTGGCTAAGTGATTTGCCGGACACTACTGATAAATCAGACATTGTTGAAGTAAAATTTAAGTCAACCCGCAAAGAATATTTCAAGAATATTGAAAATATACCACTAAAACGCGGCGACAGAATTGTTGTTGCCACTTCGCCGGGACACGACGTTGGCGAGGTTACCCTAACCGGTTACCTGGCTGAAAAACAGTTTAAACTGCGGATTAAAAATCCATCGCGCTACACCTTAAACACGGTTTACCGCAAGGCCTCGGAAAATGATTTGGAAACGTTGAAGATGGCCCGCAACCGTGAGAAGGAAACCATGATTCAGGCGCGCCAGATTGCTAACGATTTAGGCTTAGCAATGAAAATTGGCGACGTAGAATTCAGGGGCGACAATAAAAAAGCAATTTTCTATTACCTGGCCGAAGGACGTGTTGACTTTAGGGAATTGATTAAAGTTTATGCCCGCGAATTCCGCATTAAAATTGAGATGAAACAAATTGGTGCCCGCCAGGAAGCCGGTTTAATTGGCGGAATTGGCTCGTGTGGTCGTGAATTGTGTTGCTCAAGCTGGCGAACCGATTTTTCAAGTATCTCATCAGATGCTGCACTAAAGCAAGGCTTATCGCCATCGGCACAAAAAATGGCCGGCGCTTGCGGCAAATTAAAATGCTGCCTGTTATACGAATTGGATGCCTACATTGAGGCAGGAAACGAATTTCCAAGAGAATTACTCGACCTTGAGCTGGCATCGGGATTGGCAAAACCGTTCAAAACCGATTACTTGAAGAAGGAAATCTGGTATGGGCTTGAAGGAAGCATGGGAACTACATTTAACCTGTCGTTAAAACAGGTACGCGATATTATTCAGAAAAACAAAAGAGGTATAAAACCTGAGGCTCAGACCTTTACTGCACCGGCGAAAGAACAAACAAAAATGGAAGTTACCCTTGATGAGAGTCTTGACCGTTTCGATAATAAAAAGCCGACTCGGAATAAAAAAAGACGCAACAACAGGGGAGGCAACAAAAGGGAGGCCGGAATTTCGAAAACAAGAGTAACAATCCGCAAAACAAACAAAACGCTTCAGAAGCTGGCGAAAAAAACAAAAGGCCAAACAAGCGGAGAAATAACAATCCGAATCGAAAGCGGAAACCGGGGTTTCAAGCTAAAAAGGGGCAACAAACAACGAATAACGAGAAGTAAACAAGAATATGTTGCTCCAAGCCTGTATCTAATTTGTTTAACAGGCATGGTTAGCGATAACATCATAAAACACATTTATGATTCCCGAAATTCACCAACGGGGATGAAAGAACCATAA
- a CDS encoding pitrilysin family protein: protein MVDTDYLIHTLNNGIRIIHQQTDSPVGHLGILINTGSRDEKEDEHGLAHFIEHSVFKGTKKRKSFHVLSRIEGVGGELNAYTTKEETVLYATFLSEHYERTAELLSDILFNSTYPEKELNLEKEVVVEEINSYYDTPSELIFDEFEEQVFEGHPIARNILGTKEKLRTFNRDKIFNFIANNYHTDQMVISSVGNIDFPVLLKMLEKYFGAVEQRLRQSGRDRFLEYQPQAKTVIKDTFQSHCVMGNVAFDFKNPKRIAMVLLNNVLGGHALNSRLNLAMRERRGMAYNVESSYTAYSDTGLFNVYFGTDKENLNKAVALVHKEFDLLRDKKMGAVQLSRAKKQLIGQIAISTESREDLMLTIGKSYMLFDKVDPLRVTFKKIEAITAEDIQEVANLVLDKNQMSTLIYK from the coding sequence ATGGTTGATACTGATTATCTGATACATACATTAAATAACGGCATTCGAATAATTCATCAGCAAACTGATTCGCCGGTGGGGCATCTGGGTATTTTAATAAACACCGGTTCGCGCGACGAAAAAGAGGATGAACATGGCCTTGCACACTTTATCGAGCACTCGGTTTTTAAAGGCACAAAAAAGCGCAAATCGTTTCATGTGTTAAGCCGCATCGAGGGTGTTGGCGGAGAACTGAATGCCTATACTACAAAAGAAGAAACCGTACTATATGCTACTTTTTTAAGCGAACATTACGAACGCACAGCCGAATTGCTGAGCGATATTCTTTTTAACAGCACTTATCCTGAAAAGGAGCTAAACCTCGAAAAGGAAGTGGTGGTTGAGGAAATTAATTCGTATTACGATACACCTTCGGAACTGATCTTTGATGAATTTGAAGAACAGGTTTTTGAGGGTCACCCCATAGCCCGTAATATACTGGGCACAAAAGAAAAGCTGCGCACCTTTAACCGCGATAAGATTTTCAATTTTATTGCCAATAACTACCATACCGACCAGATGGTGATCAGCTCGGTAGGGAATATCGATTTTCCGGTTCTGCTGAAAATGCTGGAGAAATATTTTGGTGCGGTGGAACAACGTTTGCGACAGTCGGGCAGGGATCGATTCCTGGAGTATCAGCCACAAGCGAAAACAGTTATTAAGGATACTTTTCAGTCGCACTGTGTAATGGGTAATGTGGCGTTCGATTTTAAAAATCCAAAGCGTATTGCCATGGTGCTGCTCAATAATGTGTTGGGCGGACATGCGCTCAATTCGCGTTTAAACCTGGCCATGCGCGAACGTCGGGGAATGGCTTACAACGTGGAGTCGTCGTATACCGCTTATTCCGATACCGGATTGTTTAATGTTTATTTTGGTACCGATAAAGAAAATTTGAATAAGGCAGTGGCGCTGGTGCATAAAGAGTTTGACTTGTTGCGTGATAAAAAAATGGGTGCCGTTCAATTAAGCCGTGCAAAAAAACAGCTAATCGGGCAGATTGCTATTTCAACCGAAAGTCGAGAAGATTTGATGCTCACTATCGGGAAAAGTTATATGCTGTTTGATAAGGTGGATCCGTTGCGTGTGACCTTCAAAAAAATTGAAGCGATAACAGCCGAAGATATCCAGGAGGTCGCTAATTTGGTACTGGACAAAAACCAGATGAGTACGCTGATTTATAAATAG
- the mutS gene encoding DNA mismatch repair protein MutS — MAKKEKKYVETPLMKQYYSIKDKHPDAVLLFRVGDFYETFGEDAIKAAEILGITLTRRANGAASYVELAGFPHHALDTYLPKLVRAGQRVAICEQLEDPKMTKKIVKRGITELVTPGVSINDNILENRENNFLASVHFDKKRGGIAFLDISTGEFLAAEGSFEYIDKLLNSFQPKEVLFQRGRGKEFNELFGTKFYTFNLEDWVYTDDAANDRLTRHFETSSLKGFGVHNMQLGIIAAGAILHYLDITQHQKLSHISGLSRIEEEHYVWLDRFTIRNLELFAPLHESGKALINVIDKTITPMGSRLLKRWMALPLKDVDPINERLEVVELFLKDLETKENLEEHLRQMGDLERLISKVAVGRINPREVMQVRNALSAIIPIKAACADVDNSALNRFAEQLNPCDLIRERIEKQIVADPPTAINKGKVIAEGVSEELDDLRKIAYSGKDYLAQIQKRESEKHGIPSLKISFNNVFGYYIEVRNTHKDKVPADWIRKQTLVSAERYITEELKEYEQKILGAEEKIQVLESKLFGELIFALSEYISAIQLNSHILAQIDCLLSYATCATSYKYFRPEVTDATTIEIKEGRHPVIEHQLPIGESYIANDVKLDQEDQQIIIITGPNMAGKSALLRQTALIVLMAQMGSFVPAEVAKIGYVDKIFTRVGASDNISLGESTFMVEMNEAASILNNVSDRSLILFDELGRGTSTYDGISIAWSIVEHLHEHAFTKAKTLFATHYHELNEMEGAFPRVKNFNVSIKEVGNKVIFLRKLVRGGSNHSFGIHVAGMAGMPKSVIQRAEQILSKLEGGKEKESLSKPLEEIGENREGMQLSFFQLDDPVLKQIRDEIAGLDVNNLTPIEALNKLNEIKKLTGIS; from the coding sequence ATGGCAAAAAAGGAAAAGAAATATGTAGAAACCCCGCTGATGAAGCAGTATTATTCCATCAAGGACAAACATCCTGATGCAGTTTTGCTTTTTCGTGTGGGCGACTTTTACGAAACATTTGGTGAGGATGCCATAAAAGCGGCGGAAATTCTGGGGATAACGTTAACGCGTCGGGCAAACGGAGCAGCCAGTTATGTGGAGTTGGCGGGTTTTCCGCATCACGCGCTGGACACTTATTTACCCAAGTTGGTGCGGGCCGGACAACGGGTGGCCATTTGCGAGCAGCTGGAAGATCCCAAAATGACCAAAAAGATCGTGAAACGCGGGATTACCGAGTTGGTAACTCCGGGGGTTTCCATTAACGATAATATTCTTGAGAACCGTGAAAATAACTTCCTCGCATCGGTTCATTTCGATAAAAAACGGGGAGGTATTGCCTTTCTTGATATCTCCACCGGCGAGTTTTTGGCTGCCGAAGGAAGTTTTGAATACATCGACAAATTATTGAATTCGTTTCAGCCGAAAGAAGTGTTGTTTCAGCGCGGAAGAGGGAAGGAATTTAATGAGCTGTTCGGCACAAAATTTTACACTTTTAACCTGGAAGACTGGGTGTACACCGACGATGCGGCCAACGACCGGTTAACAAGGCATTTTGAAACCAGTTCGTTAAAAGGATTTGGCGTTCATAATATGCAGTTGGGTATTATTGCTGCCGGAGCGATTCTGCATTATCTAGATATTACACAGCATCAGAAACTCAGTCACATTTCAGGATTAAGTAGGATCGAGGAGGAGCACTATGTTTGGCTCGACCGGTTTACCATTCGTAACCTCGAACTGTTTGCACCGCTTCACGAAAGTGGTAAAGCCCTTATCAATGTGATCGATAAAACCATCACGCCAATGGGATCGCGCTTGCTGAAACGTTGGATGGCGTTGCCTTTAAAAGATGTCGATCCGATAAACGAACGGTTGGAAGTGGTGGAGCTTTTTCTGAAAGATTTGGAAACCAAAGAAAACCTGGAAGAACATTTGCGTCAGATGGGGGATTTGGAACGACTGATCTCTAAAGTTGCAGTCGGACGGATCAACCCTCGAGAAGTGATGCAGGTAAGAAATGCCCTGTCAGCAATTATTCCGATAAAAGCTGCGTGCGCAGATGTGGATAATTCAGCCTTAAATCGTTTTGCCGAGCAGTTAAATCCTTGCGATTTAATAAGGGAGCGGATTGAAAAGCAAATTGTTGCCGATCCGCCAACAGCTATCAACAAAGGGAAAGTGATTGCCGAAGGTGTTTCGGAAGAGCTGGATGACCTGCGAAAGATCGCTTATTCGGGAAAAGATTACTTGGCGCAAATACAAAAACGCGAAAGCGAAAAACATGGAATTCCATCGCTAAAGATCAGCTTTAACAATGTTTTTGGGTACTACATCGAAGTTCGGAATACGCACAAAGATAAGGTGCCGGCCGACTGGATTCGGAAACAAACACTGGTAAGTGCGGAGCGTTATATTACGGAAGAACTGAAAGAATACGAACAGAAAATTCTTGGTGCCGAGGAGAAAATACAGGTGCTGGAAAGTAAGCTTTTTGGTGAACTGATTTTTGCACTGTCGGAATACATTTCTGCCATTCAGTTAAATTCTCATATCCTAGCCCAAATCGATTGTTTATTGTCGTATGCCACGTGTGCAACATCTTATAAATATTTCCGTCCGGAGGTAACTGATGCGACTACCATTGAGATTAAGGAAGGGCGACATCCGGTAATCGAGCACCAGTTGCCAATTGGGGAGTCGTATATTGCCAACGATGTAAAACTGGATCAGGAAGATCAGCAGATTATCATCATTACCGGGCCGAATATGGCTGGTAAGTCAGCATTGCTGCGTCAAACCGCATTAATTGTACTGATGGCGCAAATGGGTTCTTTCGTGCCTGCAGAAGTGGCAAAAATCGGTTATGTGGATAAAATTTTCACCCGTGTTGGTGCATCGGATAATATTTCGCTGGGCGAGTCGACTTTTATGGTGGAGATGAACGAAGCGGCGAGCATCCTAAATAATGTTTCTGATCGCAGCCTGATTCTTTTTGATGAACTGGGGCGCGGAACATCAACTTACGATGGTATTTCCATTGCGTGGTCGATTGTTGAGCATTTGCACGAACATGCTTTCACTAAAGCTAAAACGCTTTTTGCTACCCACTACCACGAATTGAATGAAATGGAAGGAGCTTTTCCGAGGGTAAAAAACTTTAACGTTTCCATAAAAGAGGTGGGCAACAAAGTTATCTTCTTACGAAAGCTGGTTCGGGGTGGAAGTAACCACAGTTTTGGTATCCATGTGGCAGGAATGGCCGGTATGCCAAAATCGGTAATTCAGCGTGCCGAACAGATATTGTCGAAGCTGGAAGGCGGAAAAGAAAAGGAAAGTTTAAGTAAACCTTTAGAAGAGATTGGCGAAAACCGAGAGGGCATGCAGTTGAGCTTTTTTCAATTGGATGATCCTGTGCTAAAGCAAATTAGAGACGAGATTGCCGGGTTGGATGTGAATAATCTAACCCCAATAGAAGCCCTGAATAAACTGAATGAAATAAAGAAATTGACAGGAATTTCTTAA